The Nostoc sp. 'Peltigera membranacea cyanobiont' N6 genome contains the following window.
TACATTTATAGTGACCCAACGGGGATGTTTACCTTAGTTGAGTTGCAATCTGGCTATGCAACTCAAGATGCTTTAAATAAAGCTCAACTATATGCTACTAATTACGCAAGACAATACCTCATCGATCAAGCTAAAGGTGCTGTAACCAATATCATAACGGGTGTCGCCAACCATATACTTAGTGATTTAGCTCAACTCAATCCATTATTATCTAAAGCCCTCGATACAGTGCTTTCAACAAAAGAAAAAGATAAATTAGGAGGACAATGGGAAAATTTACTAAAAGGACAGTTTAAGGAATTTTTAGGAGAATTTTTTCCAGAATATTTAGGGGCTGCTTGGTTTGAACCAGAAGTATCAACTAATGGAGTACCACTAAGTGACGGCATTAATTTTAATACACTTACGGTAGATACTGGAGGGAAAAATAATCCTAATCCTGATTTTATTATTAAAACAGATGGGGGGCCAGAATCAACAGATTTTGCAAAAGGAAAAGGAAAGAAGTCATATTTAGTTGGTGATTTTAAATTCAGCTGGGACAGAGTTGAGAGTGATAGCAAGAAGAAAGGGCAATTTTCAGCCACAATGAATTATGCAAGATTCACAAATAGACATCAAATAGTACCTATTGCTCTTTATGTAACGATGATTGGTGGTCAAAGTACTCTAGGTTTGCATAGGGTTACAAAAAAAGCTATTCAAAATCATGCAGTCTATCCTCAGTTTTTAACTTTATTTCCTAATATAAAAGGACTTAAAAAATAAAATTAAAGTATTAGTAATTATGGTTCTAAAAACTAGTTGAGGATAAAATAATGTATGGAGATTATATTATACCGGATGGAGATACTACTGAAGCATTGATTCGAGCAATTCGCTTTCATTTCTTGGAAGAAGTTCAAGCTCTCATTCCTCTTCAAGAGAATATTAATGCAAGAGACAGTAGCGAACTTTATTGGACTCCATTAATGTATGCAGTTTTTGAAGAATCTTTAGATATAGTTAAATTGCTAGTTCAAGCTGGCGCAGATGTTAATGCTAGAGGCTCAGATCCAGATGATTTCCCATTAAATTTATCTGCTTATGCTTGCAGTAATGCTTTTGAACACAGTCACGAATTCACTCGTAATAAAAAGATATTTGATTACTTAGCACCATTGACTTCGCCAGAACTACAAGCAATTGCATACAAAACACTAAATTAGAGCAGTTAACTCGATGAAGTTAACAAAGTAAAGTAGAAGAGATAGCCTTATTGTACTAACATTAAGTTCTTACAGTTTGTAATTATTATGATTCGGCACTCATCTAAATCTATGTTTTGACTAATCACAGATGAATAATAGCAATCAAGTATACGAATGCTACAAAGACTCAGAAATAGAACTTCGGCAAGACTATATTAAAGATTTTTATGAGATATTACAGACCCAATCTGATATAAATCAAAAGGATGATAGCTACACAATACTAATCCGTCTTGCTTGGACAGGCCGATTGGATTTAGTAAAATTAGCAGTAGATGCAGGTGCGGATGTCAATATTATTACTGAGGACAATTCATTTGCTCTGTATGAAGCTGCACGTCAAGGCTGGCAAGAAGTTTATGACTACCTAACTCCATTAACATCTCCTGAACTTGTAGAAATAGCGGCAAAAGCGTTTCCAAAAGGGCTTATTTATCGCCAACGTAAGAATAATTATGCTGTTGAGGTATTTGTTAATGCCGCATTTTATGGAAATATTGATGCTGTCTGTGCGGCTATTTCTCAAGGGATAGATGTCAATGCAATTAGCTCGAATGGCGAAGCAGCATTACATAAAGCTATTAGGAATAATCAGTTATCAACTGTTCACATTTTATTAGAAGTTGGTGCTAATCCTCATCTCCAACAAGAAAGTGTACAAGGATATCCACCTCTAATGATTGCTTTAAATTCTGCCAAAATTAGCAATGACATCTTCCAAGCATTACTGGAAGCTGGCGCAGATATTAATAGCAGTTCTAGCCAAGGCCAAACTGTTTTGATGTTAGCAGTCTTTAAATTAAATACAAAAGCTGTTCAGCAATTACTTGAACTTGGTACTGACTTTAATGCAAAAGATGAAAATGGCTATACTGCTCTTGCAATTGCAAAAGAATTAAGCAAACAAGGTTTTTGGAATGATACCAAGTTATCCGAAATAATACAACTTTTAGAAAGTTATGGAGCAAGTGAAAATTAACTAAGGTCGTCGATATTGATGGTGAAATGACTATTACTCCTCCCATCTCACCAACACCCCACCCGCACAAGCAATCCCCCACTGCGGAAACTTCGCCAAAAGCTTCTTGATCACAATCTGCAAAGCGGGGTCATCGTTCCAGCACGAGAGCAAAAAGTCAAACCCCGGATTTTCCCCAACCAGAGAAGCCATCTTCAGTTTCTCCATTCGCAATAGTCTAGCTTTGGATCTCATGGCGATGTCTTCTGGGGTAAACAACGCCTCACTTGATTTTTGCACCTGATAATTGACTACAGATATATTCCACTGCTTCTCAAACTTGCTGATTGTTGCCCTCATGCTGGCGTAATACTTGCTGTCTAGCAAATATTGAATTACCCATAATGGGGGGCATTCTCCAAGGTTTGCTCTATCCAACCATTCAAATATCTCACTTTGATTTAATGACACGGGCGCGGCGGAACTTGGTTCTTCATCACAGTCTTTCGGCTCAAAACCAGAGACTTGATTTTCTCCCGACAACGAAGTGGAATTACTTTGTTCTACCTGCCCCTGATTTTGATTAGCGATCGCAGAATTTAAAGATTCTTCATTTTGTACAACGGGCGCGGCGGAACAAGTATCTTCATGACAGTCTTTCGGCTCAACATCACAATCTTGATTTTCAGCCAACAACGAAGCAGATTGACTCGGTGTATGATCCACAAGCGCTAGCGTCGTACAGCCCATTGCCACAGGCAATTCTTCAAGTTCTGACGCGCTTTCGATACGTGAAGGCGACGCGCCCCCCAAGGGCGCATAAGCCGTTTCCTCAACACGCGAATTTTTGTTTTGCGCGTCAGAACCAACTACCATACCAACAACCTTAGTTGGTTGTTGGTAGGTAGTTAACGGGTAGTTAAAAACGTTGTTAGGATTTTGAAACCCTTGTAAATCCTCACTTTTTTGACCATTCTTTTGGAATGATTCCAAATCAGCGTGGATTTGTTCCACTTTGGAGTGGTTTTGATTCGCTTCGGGCTGGTTTACTTTCTCCCCGGCGTGGACGGCTTTCTCGTCACAAGAATTGTTTTCTCCAGACGTGGACGATTCCCAGTAAAAGCGATTGTAATAACCGTGAAGGTTACGGACACGGTAACTAATCAATCCTGGTCTACCAGAGGGTAAGCGGCCAAACACTTCCTCAAACTGAAATAATCCTTGGGCAGTCAACGCCGCCCCTGCTTTTTGCAAAGATTTGTAGGTGAGGTTAGTATCGAGTTTGTGGGCAGAACCCCCGAATTGTTCAGCCGCCACGCTATCTAACCAAAGCTGCTGCACAGATGGAGGCTGCTGACGAACCCAGCTGATATCCTCAATTGATACCTTACAGTGTAGTCTAATCGATTTATCTGCATCAGCAAGTTTCCGTTCGCTTCGCTGTTTGCTGCCACCATTGATTGCTTTTAACGCTGTAGTCATAATTCCTCCTAAATTTGCATGACAATATGAGCAGCATGGTTGCAATGCCGCGTTTAAGTTTTTTGGCTATTCTCTTAGCGAATCTTTATCTACTGGTTTTCGCCCTGCCAAAACCGCAACTCATCTCGAAAATACCTGTCAGTTTTTTTCGATTGCTCCTTCCAACAATCCCAAGCCACCACTACTTCCTCGCCCAAATCCTCTACAACTTCACCCCTCTCTACATACAAAGTCCGGTAGGGGTCAGCGTGAGCAACGATAGAACCAACGCCGATGATGTCCGATTGAGAGTATGCTTTCTGGAGTGCGGTAATTAAATTTGTTTCCTCACTGGTCAATTCCGCCCAGTAGTCCTGTTTGATTACCTCATACTCTTGGGCAACATTCCAATAGTCCTGCCAGCTACACCCAGGTTTAGCCAGCACTGCCCTAATGTCACTAACCGCCTGGGGCAACATTTCCAATTGCTCGGCTCGATATGCGATCGCGGATTGTGTCGGTTCACTCCCCAGGATTATGGCCGCAGCTTCCAGTGCTTGGGTATTGTTCATAGCGCTGGCGAGATTCTTCAGTGCCATGCCCATGAGCCGCAGACATTCCTGGGCATTTTCTTTGGGAGGTTCCAGCGCTAGCGATCGCAAATCAATTGTCTTCTCCAGGGCAAACTTGACCTGCTTGTTCAAAGCTTTAGTTGCCTGCTGGGTCATGGTATTTCCCCACTGTTGAGAAGGGCGTTCTTCTACGGCGTGTTCTAATTCTTGGATACGTCGGTACAATTGTTGGTTCTCAATCTCCAACTGCCGTAGTGATTCCATCTCATCCAGGTGTTGCTGTAACTGGATATTCTGCTCTTTCTGTTGTTTAAAGAGTTGTTGCAGAGATTGGATTTGCTCTTGTACTTGGGCTTCAGCTTTAGCCCCTGCTTCTGCTTGTAGTCCAATCCTCAATTCCTGGGAAAGTCGCTCTAACTCCTGTTTATGGCGTTCTTCAATAGCAGCGATCGCTTCGGTATATTCTGCGGGGTAAGTTCGCTCACTCGATTCAGACACAATTGCGTCATTTAAACCAGCCAAATCAGCATTGTTGATCAACAACCTTTCGCCATCAGCAAAGGTGACAATCTGCTGATAGTTATTCGGAGCCGAAGCCTCAATCACTCCCGAATCCCCATATCTAGGATGCGAAAGGGAAGAAACAGTGACAGAATTACACAATTGCGTTTTGACTTTTTCTTGTTTTGTGCTACTGGTTCTAGTGGGTGACGTATTTTTTGGAACGATCTTCTGTACTGCTTTAGCGAAGTCTGCGGCAGTGGGGAAGGGCTTTTCTTTTGCTGCGATCGCTACGACTTCCTGTAACTTATCAGGAGTTTTGACCAAACGAAGCAGGGGGCGAGTTTGAGAGGGTTTAGTGATTTTTACCCTTAGTTCCTCTGGCAGGGTATCAACTACTTTCTTCGCAGACAGCAAATCCCTGACACGCCTATATCCCCCGTGTTTAGTTAACTCGTTCTCGCAATATTCTTCAAAGCTAACGTGTCCACCATCTTCGTAATAGCCTTTGTCTCGCATTAGACGTAGTTCATCTATTGCTTGCCACTCGAACCTATCGATGGCGGTAAAGGTTTCCTGAATACTGGTGTTGACAACACTGTAATCGAGTGCTGTTGTTTGTTCTCTGTCTAGTGTCAGCATATTTATTGCCCACTATGGTAAATGCTTAAAAATTGAGGTGTTGCAGTTTAACCAAAGTGAACAAGAGCAGCTGATTTGGAGGGTTTTTCCAAAAATGTGTCAGCATTATAGTTAGTTCACTTTGTCATGAATGAATTGAACGGGCGATCGCTAACTTTGGACGGTGGGCGATCGCTTCTAGTTGTTGTGCTATTTATCTAAAGATAATTCCAGTAGTTGCTCCGATTGTTAGTTGTAAAAAATACAATTACTAAACTTGTATACTAATGAGGCAATAACGTTTGCTTTATGCTAACCGCATCATTAGTAGAAAAATTATTCCATCTCTTGCACTAAAGCAGCTTTAACCTCGGCATCAAAATTTACACCAAGGGCATCAGAAAGCTTACGCAAAGTTTCACGCGGTAAAGACTTTGCATCTTCTGTTTCTATACGATAGAGGTTCCCAACACTCATACCAGCCTGGGCTGCTACCCAAGTTGGGGATAGACCCTTGGACTCTCTAATCTCTCTAATCCGAGTGCCTAGACCAGGCAAATCAACCGACAAAGTAACTTGCATTAAGTTCATAACTTCACTTCTCCATTAATGTAAGCAAATCATAGCGCTTCTTTCCTCCGTTTTCAAGCTTTACTTATTCAGTTTTGCTTATTCAGTGAGACTTTACAAGTGCAACTTATTAAGCTATACTATAAAACATGGGACAAGGGAAAGCAAACTGCCTGCACCCGGACGCAATAAAGGGTTTGCACTATCTGAACCTTGACAGCACAATCCAAAGTGACAGCTTGAGGAGCAACCGAGGCACTGGCACAACCAGAGAAGGCGAGAGGTACACAGCCGGGAATGGATATTGCACTTAATAAGAAATTACCAGCAGGACGGCGGACGACAGTTGAAGCGTCTGAAGTCGTACACGTCGCCTGATACGCTGTATCTCCTGTTTTGGTACAACTCAAGTGCTACTGGCTTTGAGTCGCAAATATATGGCTACGCCAAATCAAGTTTGAGAGCGTTGTGCCAAACCACAACGTTGTTTGCACACATAACAAAGGCGACCGCCCACGTCTGGTAAACAAAGCGATCGCCTTTTCCCCGATTAAGGAGATTTCTATTATGAACTATGCAACACATACACAGCAAGCAATTCCTAGTTCTTTTCGTGATGAGCAAGCCCTAGCTCAAGCTGAACTCGACACCCATCTCGAAACCCAAGCCGAAGCTGTAGCCCCAACCCAAGACCCTCTCACCAGCAGAGATCGCCGCATTATTAGTGAGATTATCGAAGTTGAACCCGAATCCGTTCGCACAATCTGGATCGAAGGCGGGATTACGGTATGGGTGCAGTTCGTGGAAGACGGACGGCTTCCTTTCGATAGAGACTGGTTCGCAAAAAGAGTTGCAGAGGTTAAAGCGACACTTCCAGAAACTCCACTAGAACGTAACGAACGCCTAAGCGATGAATTGGAAAAAGCTTGCACTGTTTTTGGTCTGTATTGCGGTGAGATTGATTGGTTATCATTCAGTACCAAACTCTACCAAGACGGGCATTTTGTCGGCTTCGTCGGATGCAATCAACAAGGTTGGTACGCAAGTGCGATTCGTTCAGTCGAAACCTGAATAAGGAGGATGACTGGCTTTGATTGAGTAACCCCGCTGGGGTAGAGTTCGCACTTTAATCCTCAATCAATGACAACTCACTATCCATGTAGGTGTGGAAATCTAGCCGAGCCATCAGCTAAGAAAGCTAGAAGATAAAAGGGAAAAGAAATTTAAAGCTATCCAGCTTGAATTATAACCCAATCCAAAATACACCAAGCCCTACTATCCCGGTGCGGGATTAAAAGCACACAAACTACCAATACAAATTGGTAGCCCCTACATCCCAGACTGATTATCAAAGGTGTAAAGCGGGGGTGAAAGCAGGAATAGGTGGTAATTGCTGAAAGCACCTACTGCAAGCAAGAGTCTATGGGTAGAAAAAGCAAAGTGTCGTCTGAACCATCGTCACCAAGCCACCAAGGGATATAAGCTTGTAGACTTATGTCTACCTCTTGGGTCGGAAATAGCCGACAAAGGTAGGGACTATCAGGATTTAGCGACCGTGATAGCGCACCACCCTAAACCTCGGTGGACAGACACGCCCTAAAGACTCAATTATGGATACTGGGAACGAAACAACCCTTCATGTTCTCTTGAAATTGGTAACAGGTAGGCATCAGCCACAAGACATGAAGGCGCAGGATGACTCAAGAAGCAAATGCCTAACCCGAATTAACGGGTAATGCCTTAAAAGGGATGGCGTAACTGCCGGGATAAGCAGACGTGAGCCGCAGTGTGGAAAAGCTAGAGGTAACAGTAGCAATGCAAAAGCCTAATTTGGATTCAGAACAACTGAATACCAAGGGATGGAAAGATATTAATTGGCGTAAAGCTGAAAGATATGTATTCAAGTTGCAAAAACGCATCTACGCTGCTTCCCGCCGTGGTGATGTCAAGCGATGCCGCAAACTCCAAAAGACGTTGATGAGGTCTTGGTCTAACAGGGTGTTAGCGGTACGTAGGGTAACAGTTGAAAACCAGGGAAAGAAAACGGCAGGTGTGGACGGTATTAAATCACTGCCCCCAAAAGCACGTTTTGAACTGGCAAGGCAATTAAAGCTGACTGGCAAATCCAAACCCACTCGTAGAGTTTGGATTCTAAAGCCAGGAAGAGAAGAAAAACGCCCATTAGGAATACCCGTAATTTACGACCGCGCACTACAAGCTGTAGCAAAAGCTGCACTTGAGCCAGAATGGGAAGCGGTATTCGAGCCAAATTCCTATGGCTTCAGACCAGGGAGGTCATGCCACGATGCGATAAGACAGATTAAACTCTGTATTCAAGGCAAGGCTAAATACGTGCTAGACGCGGATATAGCCAAATGTTTTGACCGCATCAACCATGAAGTACTGCTTCAAAAGTTGAACATCAAAGGCAAAGTCAGGCAACAAATAAAAGCTTGGCTAAAATCTGGAGTGGTAGACCAAGGAGCATTCACTGCTACATCTGAGGGAACGCCGCAAGGTGGTGTCATCTCACCACTTTTGGCAAACATAGCCCTTCACGGCATGGAGGAAAGGATAAAACAGGAATTCCCCAGAATGTCATATACACAAAGGGAAACTTGGTATCACAAAAAAGGTACAAATTTTTTACCCCCAAATATTATCCGTTACGCGGATGATTTTTTGATTCTCCACGAAAACAAAGCCGTTGTCCAAAGATGCCGAGAAATTATCTCGGAATGGTTATCTGGTATTGGACTTGAATTAAAACCTGAAAAAACTCGGCTAACTCATACATTCAACCCTGAGTTAAGTGAGGATGGTAAAGCCGGATTCGACTTTTTGGGTCATCACATCCGACAATACCCCGCCGGGAAATACCGGAGCAATATAAATGCCAAAGGTACTAAATTAGGTTTCAATACCCTTATCACCCCATCCGCGAAGGCGAGTAAGGCTCACCTTGAGGAGGTAAGAAGAATCATCACAAAAAACAGGTCTTCGTCCCAAGCGGCTCTGATAAAAGACCTTAACCCTGTAATAAGGGGATGGACTTCATATTATTCCCACTCTGACTCCCAAACGGTCGGAGAATTAGCAAAACAAGACCACCTCACATACCTGAAACTTCGACGATGGGCAAAACGCCGATGCGGAAACATAAATGATGGTCACATCAAATACTGGATAACCATAGGCGATAATAACTGGGTATTCGCAACCAGGGAAGGCACAGCGAACCCCCTCCGGTTACTAACACATAAAGAGTTTAGTTGCAGTAGCACCGATTATGTGAAAGTCAAAGGCGATAAAAGCCCCTACGATGGCGACCTAGTGTATTGGAGTTCAAGATTAGGGACACACCCCCAAATGCCTAATCGTAAGGCTAAGTTACTTAAAAAACAAAAGGGTAAATGTCCTTGGTGCGGGTTAAGCTTCCAAGAATGGGATGTTTTAGAAGTAGACCACAAAATCCCCAGAGCATTAAGAGGCAAGGATGAGTATAAAAATCTGCAATTATTACATCGGCATTGTCACGACGAAAAGACCGCACTTGACCTAATAGAAATTCGGAACAAAGACCGCTCAAAATTCCGTGAGAAACTTTCTCAATTCTGGAATAAATCTAATTGGGAGTGGATACATGATATTCCTAATTTCATCGGTCATGCTGTCAGGAAGTCTGACATGACAAATGGACAACACACTGAGTAGCCGTGTGCGGTGAAAGTCGCAAGCACGGTTCCGAATGGGAGGGGTGATGCAGTAATGCACACCTCGACCCTACCGACCAAGACAGTACGGACTCAATCGTGTGGCTATTAGTGCAGAACAAGTGATTGGGCTGCTGGGAGTCCGAGCGGCGGTAGCGGCGTAAGTTGCTGAAGGTAGAAAAGGCGATTGCTTCCCAAGCAACTGCAATCGCCTCCAAAGCTCAATCGCTGCTTTAGAAATAACAATCATGACACAAAGTGCAGCAAGTAACATCTCACTTCAAGTAGGTGAGTGTCAAGAAAATATTCTCCTACCTGCTACAGATGCGAATGCAGAGGTGTAAGAAATTCCTAGTCCTAAAAGTGAAAAAGGCGATCGCAGTCCAAGAGACAAGCAATCGCTGTTCAACCGAAATTTAGACAATCGAAATCATCATGGCACATGAAATATGATTACCACACTTTCTCTTCAAGAAGCCCAGTCGGATAATCTAAGAGAGAAAATACTCCTGCCTCCAACAGACCCCAATGCAGAGGTCATGGAAATCCCTGGCTACAAACTAGTTTACGTTAACGGAGCCTGCCCCAGAAACTATCGCGTGTACAAAGCTGATTGCATGATTGGGGTGATATTTCAGTACATTACGCACTGGTCTAACGGAGTGGATTCTCTTCGATACGCTGAATCGGTTGATGCAGCAGTTGGACTAGACGACTTCATGAAGGTGGCAAGGATATCAACGACGGCAACAGAACAACCGCCCACGGAAGAGGAATTACTCGACAAAGAATTTGATGCACTGACTTCTGACGAGTGGGAGCGGCTAAGGAAATACATGCCACAAGCGAAAAATTTGGTTGCAGCGTAAGGAAACGGGTGGGCAGGATAGACCCACCTGTGTGGCAAGGAGCAAACTTAAATCTTATCCAAATAGAACACCACAATTTATCGGATAAATCAATGGAACCGATAGAAATACTACAAGAGTTCAACTCGTGCTACCAGAAGATTCAGGCGATCGCTCAAGATGAAAAGTGGCTCAAGTTGATTGCAGACAAGAAGATTGATCCAGAAGCCGCAACTCACTTGGGAGATGCGCTGCATTATTTGAGCGAGGCGATGGGGTGCGTAGAAGAAATTGTTGAAATCAAGTTTAGTCAGGAATTAAAATTATGAAACTCTACGCAACCAGTATTCCTCAAGCTTTGCCAACTTGGGCAACTATTATATCAAATGATGCAGGTTTGATTGAGTTAGAAATCAATGATGAAGACCCTGGCTTTCATTCAATAATTGAGGAATTAACTACTGAAATTCAACCAGGAATTATTGGTGTAAAAGCTAGCGATTTATGTACAAGACTCAGCATTGAAATGGTTGATACTAACGAAGAAAATTGACAATCAAAATTTAGTAAACCCGACATCTTATGAAATTCACAACTGTATCTGTTAGCTACTCCAGAAAATTCAATCTTGGCGACTATGAATCGCTAGAACTGGGTTGTTCTCTATGGGCGCAAGTCGAGGATGGAGAAGACGCGGATGGAATAACCCAATTCCTCTATCATCAAGCCAAAGCTTCAGTAAAACAAGCGGCAATGCCTGTCTTGAAAGCCTCCGAGTTTCAGATAAATAAAGCTAAGTCTAACAAAAAAGTGTCTGGTGATGTAAACGAAAGTGATTGGTAATAATTTGGAGCCAACCAATGCAAGAACTGATCAAAGCTTTAATCAAAGCAAAGGCAGAGTTTAATCCCATTCAAAAAGACGGGACTAATCCTCACTACAAGCGCAAACATTTCTTCTCATAACACCAATAGGAAAAACATCATGCCAAGAAAATCCACTTATCCCGCCGCTACTGACCAATCACACCAATGCTTGCAATACCTCCGCCGTTGCGGTGGCAGCGCTCGGTTATGCACTATAAATTTTAGTCTGGGGGTCATTCAAACGTTAGTTAATCGCAATCTGGTAAAAGTGACAAATACAGGTGCAGGATTTTTTGTGGAGTTGGATGAAGCGAAATGAAAATACAAGTCGAGCAGCTAACTGCTAACGAATTTTTGTGGGCGAAAGAGTGGATAAAAGAGTCTTTGCCTTGGCGCGATTTATCCTGCCCCGAAGAAGTTGAAGAACTCACAGAACAAGAAATCATTTCCGGCATCAAAATCCACTATAGCGGAGGGATAAAGCAGTTCAAGTTATCTGTAGAGGATCATATTTTTCCTAGTAATTCATAAAAATAGGTGAAACCGATGGCTAATCACAAACAAATTGCTCGTTCAAGTATGCAAGAGCCAAAAGTCCGATTAGTTAAAAATCATCGTCCAAGAAGACGATTCAACTCCAAAGTATTCATAGATCGCACCATAGAAACAACTGCAATTGTCTCTCTGCTAATTACTGGATTTTCTGGAGTTGGGGCAATGGCTTGTTGGGGGCTAGAAGTAATCGAGACAAATGCTAATCCCAACATAATCATCTCTGGTTGGGAGCAACAGAAAAATATCTGCCTGGGTGCAATGTTGGTCAGTTTTTCCGTCTTCTTAGGCAGTTCTTTAGTCGGAG
Protein-coding sequences here:
- a CDS encoding RHS repeat domain-containing protein gives rise to the protein MSSLGARKPLDLNHDAYDRLTSVENKTTGETTQYIYDGTGNRVKEIQGNQERRLLVAPAMGGGLQSTDLITDGSGNLISNYIYGGGSSPFMRLDANGNAVYYLTDAMGTVIGLADGSGASSGKFLYDAFGNILSEVGGTNNDAGGDFRFQGQWLESESGLYHFRARDYDPETGLFLSRDPVDIIEMQPESFNPYQFVYNNPYIYSDPTGMFTLVELQSGYATQDALNKAQLYATNYARQYLIDQAKGAVTNIITGVANHILSDLAQLNPLLSKALDTVLSTKEKDKLGGQWENLLKGQFKEFLGEFFPEYLGAAWFEPEVSTNGVPLSDGINFNTLTVDTGGKNNPNPDFIIKTDGGPESTDFAKGKGKKSYLVGDFKFSWDRVESDSKKKGQFSATMNYARFTNRHQIVPIALYVTMIGGQSTLGLHRVTKKAIQNHAVYPQFLTLFPNIKGLKK
- a CDS encoding ankyrin repeat domain-containing protein, translating into MYGDYIIPDGDTTEALIRAIRFHFLEEVQALIPLQENINARDSSELYWTPLMYAVFEESLDIVKLLVQAGADVNARGSDPDDFPLNLSAYACSNAFEHSHEFTRNKKIFDYLAPLTSPELQAIAYKTLN
- a CDS encoding ankyrin repeat domain-containing protein; amino-acid sequence: MNNSNQVYECYKDSEIELRQDYIKDFYEILQTQSDINQKDDSYTILIRLAWTGRLDLVKLAVDAGADVNIITEDNSFALYEAARQGWQEVYDYLTPLTSPELVEIAAKAFPKGLIYRQRKNNYAVEVFVNAAFYGNIDAVCAAISQGIDVNAISSNGEAALHKAIRNNQLSTVHILLEVGANPHLQQESVQGYPPLMIALNSAKISNDIFQALLEAGADINSSSSQGQTVLMLAVFKLNTKAVQQLLELGTDFNAKDENGYTALAIAKELSKQGFWNDTKLSEIIQLLESYGASEN
- a CDS encoding helix-turn-helix domain-containing protein; the protein is MNLMQVTLSVDLPGLGTRIREIRESKGLSPTWVAAQAGMSVGNLYRIETEDAKSLPRETLRKLSDALGVNFDAEVKAALVQEME
- the ltrA gene encoding group II intron reverse transcriptase/maturase is translated as MSRSVEKLEVTVAMQKPNLDSEQLNTKGWKDINWRKAERYVFKLQKRIYAASRRGDVKRCRKLQKTLMRSWSNRVLAVRRVTVENQGKKTAGVDGIKSLPPKARFELARQLKLTGKSKPTRRVWILKPGREEKRPLGIPVIYDRALQAVAKAALEPEWEAVFEPNSYGFRPGRSCHDAIRQIKLCIQGKAKYVLDADIAKCFDRINHEVLLQKLNIKGKVRQQIKAWLKSGVVDQGAFTATSEGTPQGGVISPLLANIALHGMEERIKQEFPRMSYTQRETWYHKKGTNFLPPNIIRYADDFLILHENKAVVQRCREIISEWLSGIGLELKPEKTRLTHTFNPELSEDGKAGFDFLGHHIRQYPAGKYRSNINAKGTKLGFNTLITPSAKASKAHLEEVRRIITKNRSSSQAALIKDLNPVIRGWTSYYSHSDSQTVGELAKQDHLTYLKLRRWAKRRCGNINDGHIKYWITIGDNNWVFATREGTANPLRLLTHKEFSCSSTDYVKVKGDKSPYDGDLVYWSSRLGTHPQMPNRKAKLLKKQKGKCPWCGLSFQEWDVLEVDHKIPRALRGKDEYKNLQLLHRHCHDEKTALDLIEIRNKDRSKFREKLSQFWNKSNWEWIHDIPNFIGHAVRKSDMTNGQHTE